From a single Maylandia zebra isolate NMK-2024a linkage group LG3, Mzebra_GT3a, whole genome shotgun sequence genomic region:
- the si:ch73-335l21.1 gene encoding insulin receptor substrate 1-B, which yields MESQAGEQYSHEDVRKSGYLRKHKSMHRRYFVLRAASERGPARLEYYESEKKFRGKAPVPKKVVALETCFNINKRADSKNKHMIVLYTRAESFAVAAENEADQDEWYQAMVELQCRSKNPNDGSGAGDYGVPNPGPAFKEVWQVKVWPKGLGQAKNLVGIYRLCLTDKTVNFVKLNSDAAAVVLQLMNVRRCGHSENFFFVEVGRSAVTGPGEFWMQVDDSVVAQNMHETLLEAMKALSEEFRQRSKSQSNSGPGGGATASNPISVPSRRHHPNPPPSQVGFTRRPRTEPPGGTNSGAPINCANASPTPRHSFPRSRTASDGGKGEDGITGATPIHGVNSSPSTNGSCSNTPILRSKSARSAPTTTAKTPLGLMRSISTPAPSPAPSLSSSSGHGSEFGGLTSCAGAPGSGAYSRIPSHRASVSGSPSDYGSSDEYGSSPGDHTLLPSPSLPGSSVGSVSSQSLSEDGANYILMGQRSSSGGGNSNQGSGSQQTPGTPTSGSQTKRVLRRSSSRECEAERRLLSKRASLPPMALERLAPRQRRAEEPADDDSADYAIMSRSTSRESFTSTCSSTQKESAMSAGSAGGGGGYLDVAGEFKAEGTGGAGGSVDLGVDNGYMSMLPGVTQPPTSLSQSLAVLVPDSDSKPADDYMAMTPNNSVSPPQQIRPPPNSDGYMIMSPNSSCSPDQRGGLSGGAWVGSGSADSRPGSDYMNMSPISARSVNGSPPPPEHSSHLETSPQQHGPKMVYSYYSLPRSYKHSPSTGHFDDGPGRGRRPNGSSRRGMGGGKPIRGLQEQAAVGNAVVGRHLSLSSSSYSSSSASSESLGESDERTTQALSNVTGGTQSKHGSKQQQRRGSGGLSKQGSYTRSRPVSLFVDVSKANTLPRVRENPLPPEPKSPGEYVSIEFKGEKGNPTGIGLGRGRGLRHGLSLPHGSSSQQPQQKPSSSFGNFIPLSRSPSAPITPPAASEYVNMDLGPSPLPSPLSLTPLVFPSFHTPPTPPTLAHAPKPCNEDNTEPHEDEVEVAEALLRKNRESVPSVTKSESPTSCGDYTEMAFSLNNNPVPRSSSSVSPKGPSPTRDDTSVLPRGLDFPLSKTGPNPDQGAKVIRADPQGRRRHCSETFLASTSLSTSTSTSSSTASLFPEHQSVARRLGFESMLWGNGVVTESPTQFPLPGQQSLPTNAQTSSAEQGLNYIDLDLANKESPHVGLDGPSGNQAPSRLFSGLGSGSGVGAAGASVGSSGSGSSSLNTYASIDFYKSEELRTHQNGSKEGTEC from the exons GTAAGAATCCTAATGACGGCAGCGGTGCAGGAGACTATGGAGTGCCTAATCCTGGGCCAGCATTCAAAGAGGTATGGCAGGTAAAGGTATGGCCCAAAGGCCTGGGTCAGGCCAAGAACCTGGTTGGCATCTACCGCCTTTGCCTGACCGACAAGACGGTGAACTTTGTGAAGCTCAACTCTGATGCTGCCGCCGTGGTGCTGCAGCTGATGAACGTGAGACGCTGCGGCCATTCAGAAAACTTCTTCTTCGTTGAGGTGGGACGCTCTGCAGTGACAGGCCCAGGCGAGTTCTGGATGCAG GTGGATGATTCAGTAGTCGCCCAAAACATGCATGAAACCTTGCTAGAGGCCATGAAGGCGTTGAGTGAGGAGTTCCGCCAGCGCAGCAAGTCTCAGTCCAACTCTGGCCCTGGAGGAGGTGCTACTGCTTCTAACCCCATCAGTGTTCCCTCACGCCGCCACCACCCAAACCCTCCTCCTAGCCAGGTTGGCTTCACCCGCCGGCCCCGAACCGAGCCCCCTGGAGGAACTAACAGTGGAGCACCCATCAACTGTGCCAACGCTTCTCCCACGCCAAGGCATAGCTTCCCGAGGTCTCGCACTGCAAGTGATGGGGGGAAAGGGGAGGATGGGATAACAGGTGCCACACCGATCCATGGGGTGAACTCCAGCCCCTCCACCAATGGCTCTTGCTCTAACACCCCAATCCTCAGATCAAAATCAGCTCGTTCAGCACCCACCACAACTGCTAAAACTCCTTTAGGGTTGATGCGCTCTATCTCGACCCCAGCTCCTTCCCCAGCTCCAAGTCTGTCCTCTAGTTCTGGTCATGGCTCAGAGTTTGGAGGCTTAACGTCTTGTGCTGGTGCTCCGGGGTCTGGAGCCTATAGTCGTATTCCCTCTCATCGAGCCTCTGTCTCCGGCTCACCCAGTGACTACGGCTCCTCAGATGAGTATGGTTCAAGTCCTGGAGATCACACGCTCCTACCTTCTCCTAGCCTCCCTGGAAGCTCTGTTGGCAGTGTCAGTAGTCAGTCCCTCAGTGAAGATGGGGCCAACTATATCCTAATGGGCCAACGTAGTAGCAGTGGTGGTGGCAACAGTAATCAAGGAAGTGGCTCCCAGCAAACACCAGGAACACCAACCTCTGGCTCTCAAACTAAAAGAGTTCTACGCCGCTCCTCCAGCCGAGAATGTGAAGCTGAACGCAGGCTGCTGAGCAAGCGGGCCTCCTTACCTCCTATGGCCCTGGAAAGGCTGGCTCCACGTCAGCGCAGAGCTGAGGAGCCAGCAGATGACGATTCGGCCGATTACGCTATCATGTCAAGAAGCACGAGCCGAGAGTCTTTTACTTCCACCTGCTCTTCTACACAGAAGGAATCTGCCATGAGTGCTGGGTCGGCAGGGGGAGGAGGCGGGTACTTGGATGTGGCAGGAGAGTTTAAAGCTGAAGGCACTGGAGGAGCAGGTGGTAGCGTAGATTTAGGCGTGGACAATGGGTACATGTCAATGCTACCTGGAGTTACTCAGCCTCCGACGTCCCTTTCCCAGTCACTGGCCGTTTTGGTCCCCGACTCAGACTCCAAACCTGCTGATGATTACATGGCCATGACTCCTAACAACAGCGTGTCGCCTCCACAGCAGATTCGACCTCCACcaaattctgatggctatatgATAATGTCCCCTAATAGCAGCTGTTCCCCTGACCAGCGTGGAGGTCTCTCCGGTGGGGCTTGGGTGGGCAGTGGCAGTGCAGACAGCAGGCCAGGCAGTGACTATATGAACATGTCTCCAATTAGTGCACGTTCTGTAAACGGCAGTCCCCCACCTCCTGAGCACTCATCACATTTGGAGACCAGTCCACAGCAACATGGTCCCAAGATGGTGTACTCTTACTATTCCCTACCCAGGTCTTATAAACATAGCCCCTCTACCGGACACTTTGATGATGGTCCTGGACGAGGAAGAAGGCCCAATGGGAGTTCTAGGAGGGGAATGGGTGGCGGTAAACCTATTAGAGGGCTTCAGGAGCAAGCAGCAGTTGGTAATGCAGTAGTTGGACGCCACCTGTCTCTCTCATCTTCCTCGTACTCCTCCAGCTCAGCCAGCAGTGAAAGTCTGGGTGAGAGCGACGAGCGAACTACCCAGGCTTTGAGTAACGTGACTGGGGGAACTCAGTCCAAGCATGGGagtaagcagcagcagagaagagGCTCTGGTGGGTTGTCCAAGCAGGGTAGCTATACTAGAAGCAGACCTGTTAGCCTGTTTGTTGACGTATCCAAAGCGAACACTCTTCCTAGAGTTCGTGAGAACCCTCTGCCACCAGAACCTAAGAGCCCTGGGGAGTATGTAAGCATTGAATTCAAGGGGGAGAAGGGCAATCCGACTGGGATAGGATTAGGTCGTGGTAGGGGTCTAAGGCATGGATTATCGCTGCCTCATGGCTCCAGCAGCCAGCAGCCTCAACAGAAGCCATCTTCTTCCTTTGGAAACTTTATACCCCTTTCCCGTAGCCCATCTGCCCCGATCACTCCACCAGCTGCCTCTGAGTACGTCAACATGGACCTGGGCCCTTCTCCATTGCCCTCACCCCTCTCTCTTACCCCGCTggttttcccctctttccataCCCCTCCCACACCCCCAACGCTTGCTCATGCCCCTAAACCCTGTAATGAGGATAATACTGAACCTCATGAAGATGAGGTTGAAGTAGCAGAGGCCCTACTTaggaaaaacagagaaagcGTTCCATCAGTGACGAAATCCGAGTCTCCTACATCATGTGGAGACTACACAGAGATGGCCTTCAGTTTGAATAACAACCCTGTCCCCCGGTCATCATCTAGCGTCTCCCCAAAAGGCCCATCTCCCACCAGGGATGATACATCTGTGCTGCCACGGGGTCTAGACTTTCCCCTATCCAAAACAGGACCCAACCCAGACCAGGGAGCTAAAGTTATCCGGGCCGACCCCCAAGGACGCAGACGGCACTGCTCAGAAACCTTCCTTGCCTCAACTTCCCTCTCCACCTCTACCTCGACTTCTTCCTCAACTGCTTCCCTCTTTCCTGAACACCAGTCTGTAGCCCGCCGGCTGGGCTTTGAAAGCATGCTGTGGGGCAATGGTGTTGTGACTGAATCTCCCACTCAGTTCCCCCTTCCTGGACAGCAATCTCTTCCCACAAATGCTCAGACTTCATCTGCAGAGCAAGGCCTTAACTACATAGACTTGGATTTGGCCAACAAGGAGAGCCCCCACGTGGGACTGGATGGGCCCTCTGGCAACCAGGCCCCATCTCGCCTCTTCTCTGGACTGGGTTCTGGTTCTGGGGTGGGGGCGGCAGGTGCATCAGTCGGCAGCAGCGGGAGTGGCAGCTCCAGCCTGAACACGTACGCCAGCATTGACTTCTACAAATCAGAGGAGCTGCGGACGCACCAAAATGGAAGCAAGGAGGGAACTG AGTGCTGA